A part of Macadamia integrifolia cultivar HAES 741 unplaced genomic scaffold, SCU_Mint_v3 scaffold3301, whole genome shotgun sequence genomic DNA contains:
- the LOC122067984 gene encoding subtilisin-like protease SBT4.3, which yields MGALSKYADDNSTESTHLSILEQVLDSESSARESLVYSYKNSFDGFAAKLTEKEQRMIRGMKNVVSVFPSTTIQLHTTRSWDFLGFSTTVRRMPNVESDVIVGVIDSGIWPESESFSDNGFGPSPSKWKGICQNFTCNNKIVGARFYNVENIYNEEEEKSPRDFEGHGTHTASTVAGVEVKDISLFGIAKGTARGGVPSARIAVYKVCWSFGCNDHDILAAFDDAIKDGVDILSVSIGSEFTKVFTKDPIAIGAFHAMEKGILTSTSAGNNGPNMFTIPNVAPWMLTVAASSTDRRIINNVTIGEQITMVGHAVNTFPTKKKASPILYAGDHAAPNSSRDDARACNPGSLDKQSVKGKIVFCDTLADGNGPALADAQGMVMVDDNGSDDTAYTFPLPSTSVSIADGEKLKHYLNTTRIPVARIYKSQDIHDPKAPQVVSFSSRGPNPLSPNILKPDLSAPGVDILAAWSPKASVSGFEVDKRYVMYNIISGTSMSCPHATAAAVYVKTFNPSWSPAAIKSALMTTASSMKDSHHIESELAYGSGQINPLKATHPGLVYDTLKTDYIQGLCNLGFNPDEINAIGGENVTCAKENGTDALLNYPSMGASVLVGVPIDIYFPRTVTNVGLPNSTYKAIVGHQKLLNVTVNPSVLSFKSLNEKQQFTVHVTGPGIGLDSIISTWLLWSDGIHKVRSPIALWTYQ from the exons ATGGGTGCGCTATCAAAGTATGCGGATGACAACTCCACAGAATCTACCCATTTGAGCATCTTAGAACAAGTCCTTGACAGTGAAAG CTCTGCTAGAGAATCCTTAGTTTACAGCTATAAAAACAGTTTTGATGGATTTGCAGCTAAACTAACAGAGAAAGAGCAAAGAATGATAAGAG GCATGAAAAATGTAGTCTCTGTATTTCCAAGTACAACCATACAACTTCACACAACAAGATCATGGGATTTCTTAGGTTTCTCAACCACTGTTAGAAGAATGCCTAACGTTGAGAGTGATGTCATTGTTGGCGTGATTGACAGTGGCATCTGGCCTGAATCTGAGAGCTTCAGTGATAATGGATTCGGTCCTTCCCCGAGCAAATGGAAGGGTATTTGCCAAAACTTCACCTGTAACAA CAAGATTGTTGGGGCACGATTTTACAATGTCGAAAATATATACaacgaagaggaagagaagtCCCCTCGTGATTTTGAAGGACATGGAACACACACTGCTTCTACAGTAGCCGGTGTTGAAGTTAAAGATATAAGCCTTTTTGGCATTGCTAAAGGGACTGCAAGAGGAGGTGTTCCCTCTGCAAGGATCGCTGTCTACAAAGTCTGTTGGAGTTTTGGTTGCAATGACCATGATATCCTGGCTGCATTTGATGATGCAATTAAGGATGGTGTTGATATCTTATCAGTTTCCATTGGGAGTGAATTTACTAAAGTTTTTACGAAGGATCCCATTGCAATTGGAGCATTCCATGCAATGGAGAAAGGGATCCTTACCTCCACATCTGCTGGAAACAATGGACCAAACATGTTTACCATCCCAAATGTTGCCCCTTGGATGTTAACTGTAGCAGCAAGCAGCACTGATCGTCGGATCATCAACAATGTCACAATAGGCGAACAGATTACCATGGTG GGACATGCTGTAAACACTTTCCCAACAAAGAAAAAGGCGTCCCCAATTTTATATGCAGGTGATCATGCAGCACCTAACTCTAGCAGGGACGATGCGAG GGCATGTAATCCTGGCTCTTTGGACAAACAATCAGTGAAAGGGAAGATTGTTTTCTGCGATACATTGGCTGATGGTAATGGGCCCGCCCTTGCTGATGCTCAAGGAATGGTGATGGTAGATGATAATGGATCTGATGATACAGCCTATACTTTTCCTTTACCATCAACATCTGTCAGCATTGCTGATGGTGAAAAATTAAAGCACTATTTGAATACTACCAG AATCCCCGTGGCAAGGATCTACAAAAGTCAAGATATTCATGATCCTAAAGCTCCACAAGTGGTTTCATTCTCTTCCAGAGGACCCAACCCTCTTTCACCAAATATACTCAAG CCGGACTTAAGTGCCCCGGGTGTAGACATCTTAGCAGCATGGTCTCCGAAAGCCTCAGTTTCAGGTTTTGAAGTTGACAAGCGCTACGTAATGTACAACATTATATCTGGAACATCCATGTCTTGCCCTCATGCAACTGCTGCTGCTGTCTATGTCAAAACTTTTAACCCCTCATGGTCCCCTGCCGCTATTAAATCTGCTCTCATGACAACAG CTTCTTCCATGAAGGACTCCCATCATATAGAATCTGAATTGGCTTATGGCTCTGGTCAAATTAATCCACTAAAGGCTACCCATCCAGGTCTTGTATATGATACCCTGAAAACTGATTATATACAAGGGTTGTGCAACTTGGGTTTTAATCCAGATGAAATTAATGCCATTGGTGGAGAGAATGTCACTTGTGCGAAGGAAAATGGAACCGATGCTCTTTTAAACTATCCTTCTATGGGTGCTTCAGTTCTTGTTGGAGTACCAATCGATATATATTTCCCGAGGACAGTTACCAATGTTGGCTTACCAAATTCTACATACAAGGCCATAGTTGGACACCAAAAACTACTAAATGTTACTGTTAATCCCAGTGTTCTATCTTTCAAGTCTTTGAACGAGAAGCAGCAGTTCACTGTACATGTAACCGGGCCAGGAATTGGCCTAGATTCAATCATCTCTACTTGGTTACTATGGTCTGATGGGATACATAAGGTAAGAAGTCCCATTGCCTTGTGGACCTATCAATGA